A window from Clupea harengus chromosome 14, Ch_v2.0.2, whole genome shotgun sequence encodes these proteins:
- the pkdccb gene encoding extracellular tyrosine-protein kinase PKDCC isoform X2 — MIQLLQSPWEERFRVCLGLVRLLHFLSESPLGSVALLDFQPRQFVMVEGELKLTDLDDATTREPLCRTDADCLLQFPLRNFSARCSERGLCEGMNEMRNLYNAHRYFFLYLLPHQAPVTLRPLVDQIMNSTAELRNNTNGTLEAFEEVFHIFRSGRHLENLPPTLIREYTSMRGVSSAGNVDYRCWPSYNQQGCVLSVHSTREAAAICHSHPQCTSFSLRGQRTWTGRLLATFRSGFSHLVPDVHSVVYMRKTKASLGGAPQ, encoded by the exons ATGATCCAGCTTCTGCAGAGCCCCTGGGAAGAGCGCTTTCGG gtGTGTCTTGGGCTGGTCCGGTTGCTGCACTTCCTGTCCGAGTCTCCCCTGGGCTCCGTGGCCCTGCTGGACTTCCAGCCCAGGCAGTTTGTGATGGTAGAAGGGGAGCTGAAGCTCACCGACCTGGACGACGCCACCACCAGGGAGCCCCTCTGCCGCACGGACGCCGACTGCCTGCTCCAGTTCCCCCTGCGCAACTTCAGCGCCCGCTGCTCTGAGCGAGGGCTGTGTGAGGGGATGAACGAGATGAGAAACCTCTACAACGCCCACAG GTATTTCTTCCTTTACCTTTTACCTCACCAAGCTCCAGTTACACTAAGGCCTCTTGTTGATCAGATTATGAATTCAACAG CTGAATTAAGAAACAACACCAACGGCACACTGGAGGCCTTTGAAGAGGTTTTCCACATCTTCAGGTCTGGACGCCACCTCGAGAACTTGCCTCCCACGTTAATCAGAG agtACACAAGCATGCGAGGCGTGAGCAGCGCGGGGAACGTGGACTACCGTTGTTGGCCCTCCTACAACCAGCAGGGCTGCGTTCTCTCCGTGCACAGCACCAGGGAGGCGGCCGCCATCTGCCACTCCCACCCCCAGTGCACCAGCTTCTCCCTCAGGGGCCAGAGGACCTGGACAG GACGTCTCCTTGCCACGTTTCGGAGCGGCTTCAGCCATCTTGTTCCAGATGTGCACTCCGTGGTATATATGCGAAAGACCAAGGCCAGTCTTGGAGGAGCCCCACAGTAG
- the pkdccb gene encoding extracellular tyrosine-protein kinase PKDCC isoform X1, whose protein sequence is MLTALSVSHIPRQSMSSTRSPLCAVALFALLVLASTFLMRNWHYDLQEKTFASRHLDVDFLSLQNILFKELQERHEEIIPFYIASDGDNLLEFSGNFVSFYPSIKPDKVRKYNHKEILIGSSSPDEDMVACDQLDDMKVVDFLGSGYTKFVVKADLPDGLTIALKSINDQGTDMRKCLEEFKDPVGCHELVSFKLKKEIILLQRLQHPNIVKLKGHCRDKTPAGGITAILEQGTPLQMIQLLQSPWEERFRVCLGLVRLLHFLSESPLGSVALLDFQPRQFVMVEGELKLTDLDDATTREPLCRTDADCLLQFPLRNFSARCSERGLCEGMNEMRNLYNAHRYFFLYLLPHQAPVTLRPLVDQIMNSTAELRNNTNGTLEAFEEVFHIFRSGRHLENLPPTLIREYTSMRGVSSAGNVDYRCWPSYNQQGCVLSVHSTREAAAICHSHPQCTSFSLRGQRTWTGRLLATFRSGFSHLVPDVHSVVYMRKTKASLGGAPQ, encoded by the exons ATGTTGACAGCCCTCAGTGTAAGTCACATCCCAAGACAGAGCATGTCTTCCACAAGAAGCCCACTTTGCGCCGTAGCACTTTTCGCCCTGCTGGTTCTCGCCTCAACATTTCTAATGAGGAATTGGCACTATGATCTCCAAGAAAAGACATTTGCCAGCCGACACCTTGACGTGGATTTTCTCTCACTAcagaatattttatttaaagaaCTTCAGGAGAGACACGAAGAAATTATACCCTTCTACATTGCATCGGATGGGGACAATCTACTGGAGTTTTCGGGAAACTTTGTGTCGTTCTATCCATCAATAAAGCCAGACAAGGTTCGTAAATATAACCACAAAGAAATATTAATCGGATCCAGTTCGCCAGATGAAGATATGGTTGCCTGCGACCAGCTCGATGACATGAAAGTTGTGGATTTCCTCGGCTCGGGCTACACGAAATTTGTCGTCAAAGCAGACTTGCCAGATGGATTAACAATTGCGCTCAAATCTATAAATGACCAAGGCACTGACATGAGAAAATGTCTTGAGGAGTTTAAAGATCCTGTGGGCTGCCACGAACTTGTGTCTTTCAAACTGAAGAAAGAAATAATCCTCTTGCAGAGATTACAACACCCGAATATTGTAAAG CTCAAAGGTCACTGTCGGGATAAAACACCAGCGGGAGGGATTACAGCCATCCTTGAACAGGGGACTCCACTTCAGATGATCCAGCTTCTGCAGAGCCCCTGGGAAGAGCGCTTTCGG gtGTGTCTTGGGCTGGTCCGGTTGCTGCACTTCCTGTCCGAGTCTCCCCTGGGCTCCGTGGCCCTGCTGGACTTCCAGCCCAGGCAGTTTGTGATGGTAGAAGGGGAGCTGAAGCTCACCGACCTGGACGACGCCACCACCAGGGAGCCCCTCTGCCGCACGGACGCCGACTGCCTGCTCCAGTTCCCCCTGCGCAACTTCAGCGCCCGCTGCTCTGAGCGAGGGCTGTGTGAGGGGATGAACGAGATGAGAAACCTCTACAACGCCCACAG GTATTTCTTCCTTTACCTTTTACCTCACCAAGCTCCAGTTACACTAAGGCCTCTTGTTGATCAGATTATGAATTCAACAG CTGAATTAAGAAACAACACCAACGGCACACTGGAGGCCTTTGAAGAGGTTTTCCACATCTTCAGGTCTGGACGCCACCTCGAGAACTTGCCTCCCACGTTAATCAGAG agtACACAAGCATGCGAGGCGTGAGCAGCGCGGGGAACGTGGACTACCGTTGTTGGCCCTCCTACAACCAGCAGGGCTGCGTTCTCTCCGTGCACAGCACCAGGGAGGCGGCCGCCATCTGCCACTCCCACCCCCAGTGCACCAGCTTCTCCCTCAGGGGCCAGAGGACCTGGACAG GACGTCTCCTTGCCACGTTTCGGAGCGGCTTCAGCCATCTTGTTCCAGATGTGCACTCCGTGGTATATATGCGAAAGACCAAGGCCAGTCTTGGAGGAGCCCCACAGTAG